In Moorena sp. SIOASIH, the following proteins share a genomic window:
- a CDS encoding aminoglycoside phosphotransferase family protein, whose amino-acid sequence MAFLLSSKNVFEYLIEQGICTEQEKDLGKIEPKPAKNFNLLLTLPEGRKLLVKQEPYDQDGETVGEFLKEWRSQEFLRQFPEVSHLESWLPEVLHFDPDNSIIVFNYLSDYQDLSEFYGKENVFPNAIASSIGAMVASIHRATLGAQDYQDFFSEKSAEPSPDQAQNLANNLERIGPEIFSQVPADGLKFFALYQRYDSLGKAIAKLSNTFDACCLVHNDLKLNNILLPNDWEQATSAPESDGIVRLRLIDWERSSWGDPAFDLGSIITSYLTIWLSSLAVSKSIDIEEALNLAMTPLEQIQPSIAALIRTYCDRFPEILERYPNFLQRVMQFSGLALIQTIQSIIEYQKSFGNTGICMLQVAKSLLCRPEASIRTVFGIEESELIGLNQILHQV is encoded by the coding sequence ATGGCATTTTTATTAAGTTCTAAAAATGTTTTCGAGTACCTGATTGAGCAGGGAATCTGTACTGAACAGGAAAAAGATCTGGGTAAAATTGAACCCAAGCCTGCCAAGAACTTTAATTTGCTCCTGACCTTGCCAGAAGGTCGTAAGCTCCTAGTTAAACAAGAGCCTTACGACCAAGACGGTGAAACCGTAGGTGAGTTTTTGAAGGAATGGCGCTCTCAAGAGTTTTTACGACAATTCCCAGAGGTGAGTCACCTGGAGTCTTGGCTACCTGAGGTCCTCCATTTCGATCCAGATAATTCCATTATTGTTTTTAACTACCTGAGTGACTATCAAGACCTAAGCGAGTTCTACGGTAAGGAGAATGTCTTTCCCAATGCGATCGCTAGCTCAATTGGAGCGATGGTAGCTAGTATTCATCGTGCCACCTTAGGTGCTCAGGACTATCAGGACTTTTTCTCGGAAAAATCAGCAGAGCCATCCCCTGATCAGGCTCAGAACCTGGCCAATAATTTGGAACGGATTGGTCCGGAAATATTTAGTCAAGTACCCGCCGATGGTCTGAAATTCTTTGCCCTCTATCAGCGCTACGATAGCCTGGGAAAAGCGATCGCTAAACTGAGTAATACTTTCGATGCTTGTTGTCTGGTTCACAATGACCTGAAGTTGAACAATATCCTTTTACCCAACGATTGGGAGCAAGCAACGTCAGCCCCAGAGTCAGATGGCATCGTTCGACTTAGACTAATTGACTGGGAGCGCTCTAGTTGGGGAGACCCAGCTTTTGATTTAGGCTCAATTATCACCAGTTACCTGACCATCTGGCTAAGTAGTCTAGCGGTTAGTAAGTCGATTGATATCGAAGAAGCATTGAATCTAGCTATGACTCCCCTAGAACAGATTCAACCTTCCATAGCTGCCCTGATTCGGACTTATTGCGATCGCTTTCCTGAAATTTTAGAGCGCTACCCTAATTTTTTGCAGCGGGTGATGCAATTTTCTGGTCTAGCCTTGATTCAAACCATCCAGTCCATAATTGAGTACCAGAAATCCTTTGGGAATACAGGGATCTGTATGCTTCAAGTAGCCAAGAGCTTGTTATGCCGTCCAGAAGCATCGATCCGAACAGTTTTTGGTATCGAGGAATCAGAATTGATTGGTCTTAATCAGATCTTGCACCAAGTTTAA
- a CDS encoding peptidylprolyl isomerase — MQSLITIDQEALFEHARLSCQIPTLLEGIVTCKIIESAAAEAGIQVEPEELQQAADDFRLATELHNTDETWSWLQQHHLSLDDFEALIYTNTIADKVAQHLFKDQVESFFYEHQLDYAGVVMYEVVLEDEDLGWELFYAFKEGEISFHEIARQYIQDVSLRRSGGYRGILQRQQLKPEIAAAVFAASPPQILQPIVTSSGVHLILVEEIIQPQLDEQLRSEILSDLFSDWLKEQLEQIEIVAHL; from the coding sequence ATGCAAAGCTTGATTACTATTGACCAGGAAGCTCTTTTTGAGCATGCCAGGCTCTCTTGCCAAATTCCTACCTTACTTGAAGGCATCGTTACTTGCAAGATTATTGAGTCAGCAGCAGCAGAGGCTGGGATTCAAGTGGAACCAGAAGAACTACAACAGGCAGCAGACGACTTCCGTCTCGCCACGGAACTCCATAACACTGACGAGACTTGGTCGTGGCTGCAACAACATCATCTATCTCTCGATGATTTTGAAGCATTGATTTACACCAACACCATCGCTGACAAGGTCGCTCAACATCTGTTTAAAGATCAAGTTGAGTCTTTTTTTTATGAGCACCAGCTTGATTATGCCGGAGTCGTCATGTACGAAGTGGTTTTGGAGGACGAAGACCTAGGGTGGGAACTCTTTTATGCCTTCAAGGAAGGGGAAATCAGTTTCCATGAGATTGCTCGCCAATATATTCAGGACGTCTCACTGCGCCGCTCTGGGGGATATCGAGGAATACTACAGCGCCAACAACTCAAGCCAGAGATTGCGGCAGCGGTGTTTGCTGCCAGTCCGCCCCAGATTCTCCAACCCATTGTCACCTCATCTGGAGTACACCTGATTTTGGTTGAGGAAATCATTCAACCACAATTGGATGAGCAGTTGCGCTCTGAGATTCTTTCAGACTTGTTTTCTGACTGGCTAAAGGAACAACTGGAACAGATAGAAATTGTTGCCCACTTATAA
- a CDS encoding helix-turn-helix domain-containing protein — MVVTYVQHGAPEKRDLEAGQFLTPDQRQFLLESLKTNLRPEYRRRIEIMLLADQGQSQSQICTALHCSQETARYWICQLQTGNIHNWNALPIGRPKTINDQYLERLKELVSHSPREYGYSFHSWTAHWLNKHLTREFGIEVSDRHINRLLKKMGLSTRNKSSKAQNTKNPSETEGCGIVVRNLSSASLTESLKLWPFNPQKISSWYS, encoded by the coding sequence ATGGTTGTAACTTACGTTCAACACGGTGCTCCAGAAAAGAGGGATTTAGAAGCAGGTCAGTTTTTGACTCCAGATCAACGACAATTCCTGCTAGAAAGCCTAAAAACCAATTTACGCCCAGAATACCGTCGTCGGATTGAGATTATGTTGCTGGCAGATCAGGGTCAGTCTCAGTCTCAAATTTGTACAGCATTACACTGCTCTCAAGAAACCGCACGGTATTGGATTTGCCAACTCCAAACTGGTAACATTCACAATTGGAATGCTTTGCCAATTGGCCGACCTAAGACTATTAATGACCAATACCTTGAACGTTTGAAAGAGCTGGTGAGTCATAGTCCCCGTGAGTATGGCTATTCATTTCACTCTTGGACAGCCCATTGGTTGAACAAGCATCTGACCCGAGAGTTTGGCATTGAGGTCAGCGATCGCCATATCAACCGTCTGCTCAAAAAAATGGGGCTTTCCACCCGCAATAAATCCTCCAAGGCTCAGAATACCAAGAATCCTTCTGAAACTGAGGGTTGTGGCATTGTTGTTCGCAACTTGTCTTCTGCCTCATTAACTGAATCTTTGAAATTGTGGCCATTCAATCCACAAAAGATCAGCAGCTGGTACAGCTAG
- a CDS encoding peptidase domain-containing ABC transporter produces MVQDSSSQAAFKQYFAQQLAQTLGQALPQQELDRCFKGIKILEPRAGKGFWQAGNGNVGLYIVMAGKVRLLDQHNNLLASLEASSTFGELTLFPEESFQPYTARASVKLKLCYLAGELLQPLLRNYPSIRDHLHRQAVLRDLFLLCRRNGFFENLPREGLLKTLSLLKPYTLEVGTLPDSLLNNQRLWLLRHGELLHGSGKTLNAGSIYTPSQLKEENSWQVRMPTKLYSLSNGDSKIALLHLPQLSELIESDATPSANDQPIPALAKTLSAVAPAQPSPERKPKPKTRRVYFPNPTIKVSHWWQQVTQSYPFFAQQSSSDCGAACLVMIGRYWGRRFSVNRLRDVANVDRNGTSLRGLAAAAESIGFSTRPVKASLDRLATEKLPAIAHWEGRHYIVVYKVTRDRVIVGDPAIGQKTFNHSDFKANWTGYALLLQPTAMLKEAKEASVAFWQFFELMKPHGLVLLEVLIASILVQIFGLVTPLFTQLLLDRVIVQGSTLTLNAVGLGLLLFGLFQIAMTGLRQYLLDHTANKVDLALIVGFIRHTFRLPLNFFESRFVGDIVSRVQENQKIQSFLTGEAISILLDLLTVFIYVSLMFWYSWKLAGLVLLIVPPFFLLALIATPFLRRISREIFDALVNQESYLIETLTGINTIKSMAVEQTVRWHWEELLNKSIKTSFSGQIISNQLQIFSNTIETVATTTLLWYGAWLVIQNQLTIGQLVAFDMLLNNVMDPFQRITVLWNELQEVLIAVERINDVLDAEPEEDLQQQLRQSLPQLKGHIRFEQVTFRYHPQSDINVLENLSFEVKPGQMVALVGRSGSGKTTISKLVLGLYIPTDGKVLIDGQDITSLSLRSLREQIGVVNQDTFLFGKTIRENIAMGYPSATLAEIMEAARQAGADEFIKQLPMGYETQIGEGGGMLSGGQRQRLAIARALVGNPRLLILDEATSNLDAESERIIQTNLNTILKSRTTLVIAHRLSTVRQADVILVLDRGILVESGNHETLMAKRGHYFYLNQQQLTVTVGD; encoded by the coding sequence ATGGTTCAGGATTCATCGTCTCAAGCTGCTTTCAAGCAATATTTTGCTCAACAACTTGCCCAGACCCTGGGACAAGCACTCCCTCAACAAGAACTCGACCGCTGCTTCAAAGGTATTAAAATTCTGGAACCAAGGGCAGGTAAGGGATTCTGGCAAGCAGGTAATGGCAATGTTGGCCTTTACATCGTTATGGCTGGCAAAGTCAGGCTCCTCGATCAGCACAATAACTTACTGGCTTCCCTAGAAGCATCCAGCACCTTCGGCGAGCTGACCTTGTTTCCAGAAGAATCGTTTCAGCCTTACACTGCCAGAGCTTCTGTCAAGCTCAAGCTTTGCTATCTTGCTGGTGAGTTGTTGCAGCCCTTGCTCCGTAACTATCCCAGCATCCGGGATCACCTCCATAGACAAGCAGTATTGCGGGATCTATTCTTATTGTGTCGTCGCAATGGTTTTTTCGAGAATCTACCCCGAGAAGGGTTACTTAAAACGCTATCGCTATTAAAACCCTATACTCTGGAAGTGGGCACACTCCCAGATTCTCTACTAAACAATCAAAGACTTTGGCTGCTCCGACACGGAGAGCTACTCCATGGTTCTGGCAAAACCCTCAATGCTGGCAGCATCTACACTCCCTCCCAGTTAAAGGAGGAAAACTCTTGGCAGGTGAGGATGCCAACTAAGCTATATAGTCTCAGCAATGGTGATAGCAAAATTGCCCTACTCCACTTGCCACAACTTAGTGAGCTGATTGAGTCTGATGCTACCCCATCGGCTAACGACCAACCTATTCCAGCATTGGCTAAGACCTTGTCAGCTGTCGCACCTGCTCAACCGTCTCCAGAGCGAAAACCAAAGCCCAAGACCCGTCGAGTTTACTTTCCCAACCCCACAATCAAAGTCAGCCATTGGTGGCAGCAAGTTACTCAAAGCTATCCGTTTTTTGCCCAACAGAGTTCCTCAGATTGTGGTGCTGCTTGTTTAGTGATGATCGGTCGCTACTGGGGTAGGCGTTTCAGTGTTAATCGTTTGCGGGATGTTGCCAATGTTGACCGCAATGGCACATCACTACGAGGTCTAGCTGCAGCAGCAGAAAGCATCGGCTTTTCTACCCGACCGGTCAAAGCTAGTCTCGACCGATTGGCAACAGAGAAACTGCCCGCTATTGCCCATTGGGAGGGCAGACACTACATCGTGGTCTATAAAGTGACTCGCGATCGCGTAATTGTAGGAGACCCTGCCATTGGTCAAAAAACCTTCAACCATTCCGATTTCAAAGCAAATTGGACTGGCTATGCCCTTCTGTTGCAACCGACAGCAATGCTGAAGGAAGCCAAGGAGGCCAGTGTTGCCTTCTGGCAGTTCTTTGAATTAATGAAACCTCACGGGCTGGTGCTTCTAGAGGTATTAATCGCATCTATCTTAGTTCAGATCTTTGGACTAGTTACACCTCTATTCACACAGCTATTGTTAGACCGGGTAATAGTGCAAGGTAGTACCCTGACCTTAAACGCTGTTGGCTTAGGCTTGCTGCTGTTTGGCTTATTCCAAATTGCCATGACTGGCTTGCGGCAATATTTGCTAGACCACACCGCTAACAAAGTCGATCTCGCCTTGATTGTCGGGTTTATTCGCCATACCTTCCGATTACCCTTAAACTTCTTTGAGTCTCGTTTTGTCGGTGACATTGTCTCCCGCGTCCAAGAAAACCAAAAAATTCAAAGCTTCCTCACTGGGGAAGCTATATCAATCTTGCTCGACTTACTCACTGTTTTTATCTACGTGAGTCTGATGTTTTGGTACAGCTGGAAATTAGCAGGGCTAGTGTTGTTAATTGTGCCGCCATTTTTCCTGCTGGCATTAATAGCCACGCCCTTCTTACGCCGGATTTCCCGAGAAATATTCGATGCTTTAGTTAATCAAGAAAGCTATCTGATCGAAACCCTGACCGGGATTAACACAATTAAATCCATGGCAGTTGAACAAACAGTGCGCTGGCATTGGGAGGAACTCCTGAATAAGTCGATCAAAACTAGCTTTTCTGGGCAAATCATCAGCAACCAGTTACAAATATTCAGTAATACTATCGAAACAGTTGCTACTACTACTCTGCTGTGGTATGGAGCGTGGCTGGTGATTCAAAACCAACTTACCATCGGTCAATTAGTTGCCTTTGATATGTTGCTAAATAATGTGATGGACCCCTTCCAGCGCATAACCGTGTTGTGGAATGAATTGCAGGAAGTGCTGATTGCAGTGGAACGGATCAATGATGTGCTGGATGCGGAACCAGAAGAAGATTTGCAGCAGCAACTTCGTCAATCCTTACCACAACTGAAGGGTCACATTCGCTTTGAGCAAGTCACCTTTCGTTATCACCCTCAAAGCGATATTAATGTACTCGAAAATCTCAGTTTTGAGGTCAAACCAGGGCAAATGGTAGCCCTAGTCGGTCGCAGTGGTTCAGGGAAAACCACCATTTCCAAATTAGTTTTGGGGCTTTATATCCCCACAGATGGCAAAGTGTTAATTGATGGTCAAGACATCACCAGTCTTTCCCTGCGCTCATTGCGGGAGCAGATTGGTGTAGTTAACCAAGATACATTTCTGTTTGGCAAAACCATTCGGGAAAACATTGCCATGGGTTATCCCTCAGCAACCCTAGCAGAAATTATGGAAGCAGCGCGACAGGCTGGTGCAGATGAGTTTATTAAACAGCTACCCATGGGTTATGAGACTCAGATTGGCGAGGGGGGTGGTATGTTATCTGGTGGTCAACGTCAGCGCCTAGCGATCGCCCGTGCTTTGGTAGGGAATCCCCGCTTGTTGATTTTAGATGAAGCCACCAGCAACCTGGATGCTGAATCCGAGCGCATCATTCAAACTAACTTAAACACAATTTTGAAAAGTCGAACCACCTTAGTTATTGCTCATCGCCTCTCTACCGTGCGCCAAGCTGATGTAATTCTAGTACTTGATCGAGGAATCTTGGTCGAAAGTGGTAACCACGAGACATTAATGGCTAAGCGTGGTCACTACTTCTATCTCAATCAGCAACAACTGACCGTTACTGTTGGTGATTAA